A region of Streptomyces cinnamoneus DNA encodes the following proteins:
- a CDS encoding DUF397 domain-containing protein gives MAIQQGKTTWRKSSHSLANGDCVEVASPLPQAIAVRDSKDPQGPALAFTPKAWSSFVATVDGGAYEL, from the coding sequence ATGGCTATTCAGCAGGGAAAGACCACCTGGCGGAAGTCCTCGCACTCGCTGGCCAACGGTGACTGCGTGGAGGTCGCGTCCCCGCTTCCGCAGGCCATCGCGGTCCGTGACTCCAAGGACCCGCAGGGCCCCGCCCTCGCCTTCACCCCGAAGGCCTGGTCCTCGTTCGTCGCCACCGTCGACGGCGGCGCTTACGAGCTCTGA